CAAAGCCGTACAGCTGTTCCAGTTTGCTAGGTATGGCATTTCCGGCTGCATCTGTCGATGCGGCGAAGAATTCAGCATTGATATGGCTCATCACCCCTGCTGTCACCATTGATGTTGCAATGCTTCTAAGCGAATCGGAACTGGTTACATCCTTAAGTGTTTTTCCTAAATCTCCACCATTCGCAAGAAGTCCGACAACAAGTTGGGTTTGTATTGCATTCAAACCAGCGGCCATTGCTGCCTTCATTGGCCCAAGTGCCGCTAAAGATGTACCACCAGTCATCATTGCCATCGCAACCATTATCACTGCCATGGCCGGGCCAGTAAGGCCGCTTTGGTCATAGTCCCACGTTTCATGGATGAGCTGGAGCTCTTCCCATTGAGCCTGAACCGCCGGGTTATTTCTTATATCGCCCATCCATGCTAGCTCTGGCATAGCAGATAGCCGATCAATGGTTTGGTTTAGCGTTTCACCTTTCTCTCCGGCGTATTGGATATTGATACCATTGGTGGCATCAAGCATTAGACCGCCGTTTTGAATAAACTCTGTGTAGTATGCAATTTCACGATTGTATCCGTGGCCCTGGTGTCTGAAGGCCAAAGCACCCTCAGAAGAGTGTTTATAGCTATATTGTTCAATGAGTGTTGCTAGGGTGAAGTCAATTGAGCCATTTTCTGCAATGAGGTTAGACAGGCCTTTATTATCGACTGTGACAGCTTCTAGTAAGATATTGCCTTGCGTGGTTTTCAATACCATGCTTTGGCCGGCTTTGAGCAGAGTCCTGACTATCTCTGCCTCGGTCTTACTCTCTTCGTAAGTTTCGGTTGTACCGAAAACACCACCGCTGCTGGCTTCGAATTTCTTCTCAAACGATTTTAAATCCGCCGCACTTTTTAGGGTGATGCCGTAGCCCGATAAGATTTCAAGAAGTCCCTGACTTTCTAGGATCGCACCTTCAATATGAACGGCACCGCCAGCAATCAGAGATAGCGTGTCTACAGCAGAAAGGTTGGTTTGAAGGTTAACGAGCGAAGATTCGCTGTCCGACCACATATCACCAGATTCAGCGCGCTCATTTTTGGCAGTTTGCGGAACGAGGATTATGTTTCCGCCTGCATTAATTTTTAAATCACCCTGAGCAGAGAAGTTACCGCCATGGCTGGTAACATCGCCTGATGTAAATATATTGAGGTCGCCAAGCGAAGAGATAGTGCCGATTTGCTGGAAGGCTTCAGCATATCCATGGGCATAGTCTGTCCGAGTGACAAGTGTGCTATTTTCAAGGTGTTTTGCGATAAGGGTGACATCATCGCCCGTTATTGTTCCTGATAAATTCTGTAGCTCTCTTCCAACTCGAATGGTTATCTCTTTACCTTCCAGATAACCCTGAGTGTTGATAAAGTCATTCTCGACATCCAAAAGGGATTTGTGCTTAAAGATGACGTTAGCGCCATTAATTGAAAATGTATTGGTATTAATCTCCGCCGACCCAGCAATAAATGAGGAATCGGTGATTCTTTGCTCATTTACGGTGCTTTGAGCAAGGTACACAAATGGAACAAGATATTGAATGTCATTTATGGTTCTCAGCTCCGGCCAGATAATATCGACATTGATGGCTGCAATTTGCGTTTCGCTCAGAGGTTGCCCGAGCTTAAATCCATACTGCTTAGCAACTGACACAGCATTCTCATAGAGTGCTTTGTTTTGGTCGTTCTCACTGGAATAACCATCTCGGCTTATCCAAGACTTGTTGATTATCTGAGTGATTTGATCCCGAATAATCCCTCGCTCGACATAGGGCGACCCGAAACGGGGTTTCATTTCGTCAATAGTGGGAGCTGTCTTAGAGCTCGGGTTGTATCCTGGAATCAGGTCCGGTCTTTGTTCTTTGAGTTGATGGAAAAAATGCTGAAAACCATCAAGGATCCCAAGCTCTTCGCTTTCCAATCTACCCGCATACAAATAGTTATGACTTCCGTGTGTAAGTTCGTAGTA
The nucleotide sequence above comes from Grimontia kaedaensis. Encoded proteins:
- a CDS encoding DUF637 domain-containing protein, translated to MNRTKIKAPLWQKVTSSIVTGVLLSQISLPVFAAVKFSIAMEELNDAIQNSGRYYELTHGSHNYLYAGRLESEELGILDGFQHFFHQLKEQRPDLIPGYNPSSKTAPTIDEMKPRFGSPYVERGIIRDQITQIINKSWISRDGYSSENDQNKALYENAVSVAKQYGFKLGQPLSETQIAAINVDIIWPELRTINDIQYLVPFVYLAQSTVNEQRITDSSFIAGSAEINTNTFSINGANVIFKHKSLLDVENDFINTQGYLEGKEITIRVGRELQNLSGTITGDDVTLIAKHLENSTLVTRTDYAHGYAEAFQQIGTISSLGDLNIFTSGDVTSHGGNFSAQGDLKINAGGNIILVPQTAKNERAESGDMWSDSESSLVNLQTNLSAVDTLSLIAGGAVHIEGAILESQGLLEILSGYGITLKSAADLKSFEKKFEASSGGVFGTTETYEESKTEAEIVRTLLKAGQSMVLKTTQGNILLEAVTVDNKGLSNLIAENGSIDFTLATLIEQYSYKHSSEGALAFRHQGHGYNREIAYYTEFIQNGGLMLDATNGINIQYAGEKGETLNQTIDRLSAMPELAWMGDIRNNPAVQAQWEELQLIHETWDYDQSGLTGPAMAVIMVAMAMMTGGTSLAALGPMKAAMAAGLNAIQTQLVVGLLANGGDLGKTLKDVTSSDSLRSIATSMVTAGVMSHINAEFFAASTDAAGNAIPSKLEQLYGFAPKSLEFQVIQRLTQATATTSLNSIANGHSFDEFGDALVQSVATSAVYMLGEKLANEIGEASRPGKDNNGQITEPDIGLVTKYIAHAGLGCGMGAALASLEGNSDSVKDGCYSGAGGGVIGEYVAETYKEKMGLIERESEEFAEGVINDLKDKNPTLSKNELFERYQLEMLELRRQGVNISKLVAGLSVYALGGDINTAITTGGNAAQHNAWFILPILWAAAKAVMTAMAVNEAIKTVKEINDFLNNPNGLTEAQINEKIKAAIVALAVELGIGRVTKAIPADKLIELVEEIKIKLAQIDLPGSKYVLAELNHLSISAQPDGTGSSKLSIGSSSSSAFHPKPSGMSEADYGEYLKHLDVAPSAKITPESFLERSKTQYYDPDRGWINKDFDVTINRASPTIVEKTDALKPTDRIKIKGIRGGEDSTISVAEAEKARYELIKRRDAGETHLNKDINNYSEALGELRSRKYAQEANLGTELANKPANSNQSNFVFDQVYVDGNGKVTILEAKGSVSSSPSLSGHRIGNDKHLQGTQKYFDSMMANMKEVVGKLSPDDPYRDTYKAIMRAKDSGNISYKMVVQTISPNNGALGEAVIKTYDIK